GAGTTTCACAAAGCAGGAAATTCAAAGTTGCTTACCAAGCACGATAGGGATGACTGCAAAAACAGAGCAGCGCAGTGTGTAAACCAGCCGCAAGGGAGCGCTGTCGAGTGGAGGTGCATCAAATGGCAGAAAGACGTACCCACCCCACACCAACATAGGGAAGATCAAAGCTGAGGTGAACATAGACGCACCCAGTTTTAGGGCATCACGACTAGATCCACCATAGCTACCTGAATAAAAACAAGAGATCAAATCTTTCATGAGTCCATCTTAAAAATATCATTTCAGTTCACCCTGAGCTGTGTGGTGCAGGACTTATAATGGAAGTTTACTTTTATTATGACCCTTAGGGGGCATTTACGCCTGTGGCCTGCGTgttttcaattattacaaatgaaAGCGCTGTGCTCTTCAAAAATGCCATCAGCTGGCAGGTTTTGTCTGCGCTGACTGAGCGTCAACATTTTGGGTCGGCTGAGCACCCAAAATGTTCCACTTTGGTTGAAACGTTCAGCCTATCAGTGTCACTTTTAACTCAGCCTTCCAATCACAGAGGACAaggggtgggacaaataccACAACAACCAATCGCTTCATCGTAAAACGACTGATAAACAGAACAAAATTATCATAGAAACCaaagcactcagctgaaaaaacgcTGGCAAGTTGGCATCCGCCTAGCGCTTTCAATcgtgtttaaaagctttggtgtagacgtcccctttaactctttccccgccattgacgagatatctcgtcaattaagagaaaacgcttccccgccaatgacgagattttccgtctttccgcaataccgctattatccaccaggtggcgcccttccgcaactttttaaaaccggaagtattgccctatggcaagctgctgcatgtccgtgtctgttttaaagatcgctctggataagatctctatgaaaagtcagtcacaaaaatggaattatttttgctttttgctcaaaatatggtgtttttgcaaaaacctacccatattcaaaagctgattgcaaaagaaccactaaaggtaggatgaaacgttttttttgtttgaaagcagagggtctgttctttcatttggtatattgtatgtttatttatttaaagaagaacattttctggaaggcattaaactttggtgaaaatcatgaaaaacgttggcgctggctggcaacttttttaaaaacgctggcggtgaaagagttaaggcaCAGTTAACCTTAAAATTAAAGTTATTGTCTTGCAAATTTAAATGGGTGCAATTGGGATAAGGCTTGCAGGTAAACGTTGGAAAATTGTTTAGCGAataattacatacatttttgtctgttCCTTATGTGCATCAAcaatgtgcagatttttttcatatttctaAGAACATTTCTGCAACACTTTTCATTCTGACAGCAACAATCGAAGTGTGTTTGTATTCAAAACATTTCTATTAGATTTTTATGATAAATGCTGGTCTTTATTTTAGGGTTAAGACTGTGTCAAATATGTTTTGGGCATTTTACAGCCTTACTTACAGCAGCGTAGTTTGCGTTCAACGGGCCAGTCAGGGTAATAATCATCCACAGGTGTTCCATGGTTAGTGTGCGTATCCAGAAATTTCTCTTCTTCACCATCTCTCCAATCATATGTTCTGTCCCGAGGATACTCGGGCTGGCTGGTGGAACGCAGGACGTTGACGTTAAACACTTTGGCAGCCTTATCTGGCATAATGTTCTCCTCTTCCACCTCTATCTCGGTGTAAGAGGCACTTTTCACTCCATTCCTCAGCTCCAACTCTGAAACCCTCTTTTCCCCTGAATCCATGCATCCCTTATCTACCTTCTGCTTCTCTTTAAACTCCTCCCTTTCACTCTCCGTCCGGCTCACTCCGCCTTGAAGTGAGGTGCAATCAGATCTCAGACTGGCACTCTCTCCATCCTTGCCTGCGCTCTGTGGTTCAGGTTTCTTCTCAGGCCATTGTAAGGTACTGGGCTCCATATCTGCAGATTTGACAATATCCTCCTCTGGTTTCTCAGTGCTGCTTTTCGTCTTTGTTAAATTATCTACATCTGCAACCCACTCAGGGGTCTGGGGCACTGCTGCGGTCGCAGGAGGGCCTTTGTCCATCTTACCTGCACCTGAAGACAGATTTTGGagaaaattaaatttaaatgaatgatgAGGAGAAACTGGCAAGAGTCTGAGTAACTTCACACTGTTCATACAAAATCCAACAGCCGACTTATGTTGTTGGTGTTTGTGGGTATTTGTAAGATGATGAGTGTGACAAGCATTTCAACTAACTTAACTTATACAACAATTTTACTCAATACAAAATAAACTGTATAGAAAAGTAACATAACACGTGCAGTGTTATGTTACTTTTCTATAcagtttattttgtatttatatagctttatataaatataataaatatatataaatacaatagCTTTGCTATTTACAGTTAACATAAACCACATGTAAAGATAATAAAGGTCAGCTTAAAGTagtttctattaaaataaaatgatgcCAACAGTCATGAaactgtggaaaaaaataaatgtattataaataaATTGCTTTCCATAACAGCTAATTGTAAAAAGGATGGAGTAACGTTACATTCATATTTATCAGAAGAGTTTATTTAGGCCTACTTGAAAAACGAGGCAACAAGTTGCCAACTCTACTAGGAATAAATATTTagtataaaaacacaacatctgcactaaataaataaataaaatgaatccATGGTAAATTATAAAGCTTGATCAGAAACGCGTGCCACAGTTTAGCGCACAATTCAACGATAAGGCCGCAACACGACACATTATCACATAAACAGACTGAGCTCTAAAAACACTAAAATTAGAGACGACAACAGTTATTTTCAGTGTGTTATAGCTTTATACGACACATCCGATCCTGAATTTTAACCACATTGCCTTGTTTAAATGAAGGAAAATCCCAAGAAGGACGAAAACAACTGAAGCTATTTGCTACGTCAAAACACGGCAGATCGTTGGACATACGCGAATCACGTAGCGGTTCGCACGTTATTGTAAAAgtatttttggttatttttgttaTTGTCCTCACCCTGATTTTCTATTTTCTTGGATGTTTCTCTTCCTGTTTTGAAATGAAACTTCTGTAGTAGAACTTCAGGTGTGTCCAGGTGAAGTTTCTTAAAGGGACAAGCTCTTAAAGGGAAGGTGGGTGACTTTCGCTCTGTTTTCTAATCAGTGTAGTCTTTGCACAGTAGACGTTGACATCGTATATCAAATCAAATATACATCTCTATATTCGCATACAATATAAGCCAAATATTAGTAAAATAAGCCACGTCATGCACCTTGATTTAAACCCATCGCTTTGAAAGGGTTCTGCCAATGCAGGCAACAGGTGCGTTCGACTTTTTGCGGAACAGCAAGAACCGACAgtcgtatgacatcaaagtaccgcgagagtgctTCGAGAAACCATTTAGAGGAGCCtgctttcgaatcgctctcgcggtactgtgatgtTATTCATGCGGAACTGCATGAAGTCAAAAAAAACCTTAATGACATGCATGAACAAAATAGAGAAACGTTGGTGAGGAAAGGGAAGGGCATAATAAAGTGATACAAAATAAAACCCAGCTCACTATGTCTGCTTTACATTATGCACGTGCCTGGCCCTAAGTTAACTTCGTGTATGGTTAATTGTTTAATGATCTGGTATAGTGGCTAAACTTACCTCTGAAACATATAtcttgttgaaaataaaatgttgcgGTTTTCTAAAGTCGAGGGTAGACAGCGAGCATGAATCACTGCTGTGTaaagagaggtttggcagccagtcAAGAATTCAAAAAATCGGTAGATAACATATAGCCTACATTATTTTTCCACAGTAACGTTTGCTCAGTGATACGCTTTAGCCAGGTTAtttacttgttatttatttagattgTTATCAGAAATATCAGAGATCTTTTATGTTGCTGTCACTAAAACCGTATATTACTGTAATTATGTAGAagataagaatttttttttgtaaaaatagaaaatatttgAGGTATTTTTTGGCCAACTAACATTAACATACAAAATTAAACCTATAACAGTTAAACTGAAGAAGATTGTGTATTAGTGTTCCTACTTTTTTATTTCAGGCTTCATGCTAAAATCTACTCAAATTTAGTTTCCAAAAAATCAGACCTATCCTTTTAAAATACAATGTTCTTTTTTGCATGTACTAGATTTGTATCAGATAATgctttactttttacttttcatCTTCATTTGCTTGTTTTGCAACTGTGCGACAAGCTGAGGTAACAGTCACACTCACAGCAATAATATACACCCAGAAAACGCAAATCATAAGTCACTTTGGTAATAATTTAGCATGTgccaagaaaataaataagaTTGTGCATATAAAAAATGATTCTGCAGATCTGCACTGTAAGAGTATTGCAGTGGGAACATTATGTCAATGAAACACATGACCCCCCAAATGCACAACATGTAGTTTGATAAAGTAGCACTGCCCTTGCCTACATTACATGTCTCATTACCTTTTCCTCTACCACACACCTAATTCATTTTGCACCACAGCATGACGTTCTGAACCAAAAGGGCCCTTCTGGGATGTGGCACCATAAAATGAAACCATCAATGGTGTCCTGAGGTTAAGTGAAAGCACATCTGTACATGGTGGCACAAGAAGATGAAAACAGATGACTTTGAGATGTTTTCTTGCTCCACGTTCCTTCTTGCGAAAGCTGCTATACCAGCGTGCGTCCCTGCTGTTCACACAATGCTAATGAAGGGGTTAAAGCTGTTTTCATGCTGTTCTGGAAAGGGAATCTGATGTCTTTCTCAGCAGGAGGAGATGTTTATGGATTAAAAGAGCGAGAGTGAGGAGATAAGTGTCCCCCGCCATCTATTTGGGCTTTTCATATCTAATTATGTTGTATTTGTGGCTTGCAGTAGAAAAACTgaataaaatcaataaacaaTGCATGCAATATGCtttttaatcacatttttgtTGGCGTTATGTATCATGACACTCGACAGGGTGAGATGTAAACATGTcattttatttggaaacaaatataaaagcacaTTAAAATGCAAAAGCCACTTGTAAACTACATGGCACATTTTCTCTTGGAATAAAGTCACCAGCATCTCTCTGCATTTAAAGGCTCAAAAATACCGGACACACCACTCGGCTAAGACACAATGTGCATTGTGAGAACAGCAGACCGGTGTCCTAGGAAAACAATGATCCCCAGATAAACACGACTGACTTTAAAGCAATACCTAAGTTGCACCTAAATGGTAATATTGACCTGCTCTGCACACTAGACATATATTGCACCTGTTTATTTCGGCATCGTTTCTATTCAACATGTACGTCTTAAGCAAAACACAGACTGAGAAAAACACTGTGCTGAAAGCCAGGGCAGAACAGTAAACATTTGAAAGAAAAGTCCATTTCAACATTGGCAGAGTCCATTAAGAAAACTGTATAGAGAGAGGCGGGGAGACATTGTCAAGTGAAACATTCAGATTGCCCATAGAGGCTGGTAGGTCAGTACATTGATTGACATTTAGCTGAATAACAGCAAGGCCAGTTTGTCTTGCTGTTCTGTAAACACACAGATTCATAAGGCGCAAATCTCGAGTCCCTAAACGTAGAGCTCAGAGGACTTAATCATCCTGGAACCGATGCACTGTGCTTTTCATGATAAGTGtgaaatgattcattcaaaaaTGAATTAACCttattttacataattttgCAATTTTTGTCATTCTTTGGACGTACAAAATACCATATGCattcaaaatgataaagctATTTGGCAGATTTTAAACATAAATGAGTCATCATCGCTAAGAGTTTTCAGCTACGCTGAATGTGACATCAGTGGATAGTGGTGAAATCTGTGAGTTTATAAAAACCCTGTATCAACCTTTGTTAGACGATGTATGTTTAAGTGCAGACCACCAAGTACACGAAACCACCATTACAGAACAACAACACTTGAAAGGTACAGTCAGCTCTGAGGTGGTGTATTTGAGGTGAAGGtggtggtgtgtgtgtgtgtgtgtgtttgtgtgaggtaACCATCGCACGTCTCCCAGCTTGAAACCCGGCCGGCAGCTCAGGCGATGCGATAGTCGAATGTGTCTTTTTCCATATAGTCCGTCCATGTGGAACTCGGCATGCTGCTATAGGGATCCAGCAGGATACGGAAGCAGCGCACGATCAGCAGCCCCAGAAAAatgaagaggaggaggacgAAGACAAAGGCAGCCTTCTGTTCCAGCGTGAGGAAAGGGATGGGCTGGTTGGCCCCAGACGCAGACAGCGTGCTGCTGTGGAGGTGCTCGGCCATCCTGTCCAGTGTGACGCCACGGGTCAGGGGCACGCGGCCATTTTCACCACGTTCGAAATCAACAGGTTCCTGGATAGAGCC
Above is a window of Paramisgurnus dabryanus chromosome 13, PD_genome_1.1, whole genome shotgun sequence DNA encoding:
- the tmem79b gene encoding transmembrane protein 79, with protein sequence MDKGPPATAAVPQTPEWVADVDNLTKTKSSTEKPEEDIVKSADMEPSTLQWPEKKPEPQSAGKDGESASLRSDCTSLQGGVSRTESEREEFKEKQKVDKGCMDSGEKRVSELELRNGVKSASYTEIEVEEENIMPDKAAKVFNVNVLRSTSQPEYPRDRTYDWRDGEEEKFLDTHTNHGTPVDDYYPDWPVERKLRCCSYGGSSRDALKLGASMFTSALIFPMLVWGGYVFLPFDAPPLDSAPLRLVYTLRCSVFAVIPIVLGVLVLGVSRLWYRSLKPRFEGEMEVKQVAVHQRYVEDSISLFLLYFLQLAVMAAYLNQDLLKLVPLLTIVFALGRLLYWIAAACESSVRGVGFGFSFLPMLVMLVANLYFIFLSDSGGSIFAPDIPEPQVPSVKQRFWG
- the LOC135727986 gene encoding cortexin-2, which produces MNRVLNGSIQEPVDFERGENGRVPLTRGVTLDRMAEHLHSSTLSASGANQPIPFLTLEQKAAFVFVLLLFIFLGLLIVRCFRILLDPYSSMPSSTWTDYMEKDTFDYRIA